The DNA window TAATAAAGGTTGGTCTGCATTCAATGTAACCAGCAATATGTAAGTGCAAAATTAAAGGGAATGATTTACTTTCTGTATACAGTGTGAATTAACTGTATGAAGTGTAATAAGAATGACAGAAAACAATAGCTTGCATAGGAGCTGGCCACAACTCAGTTCCGACTAAATCCACTAAACTATGTCCATGACCCAGATGTTGCTTTCAAGGACTTTGTTCATTTCAGATCTGAAATCAGGGTAGTTGTCATAGTGCACTGAAAGCCTCAGAAAACAGCCACATGTGTGCGCCACTGGTCTTCTCTCAAACCCTTTAAGGTCTGTGAAATCAACTGTTATAGCTTTGCCTATAAACAAATCTGATCCAGTACAGAATCGAAGAAACAGAGACTGCCGTTTTGCATCACACTCCCTCAAGTAAGTTgtcaagtgctttgaaatgtcctTTTGCTGTACATTCATTGTTTCAGGAAATTTGAGAGATTGCACAATTTTCCTCACTGTTGGTTGTAATGCACAGTACACATCTTCAATTTCCTCAAGGTCCTTCCTCAGAGGTCCAAGTATGCATGCCCACTGTTCAAGAACATAAGCAGGCTCTTGAATGAGAGTTTTGTGAGCCAGTTCTTCCAAAATTTGCTTGAAGTTTTCATTTGTTGGAATTCTTCGACAACTGTAGTTGTCTAAGGTCTCAAGCAATTCCTCCTGGTCTGCACTACAGAAGTCTTTTCTGCAGCTTTCTAACAAAGCACACTCGTTTTCTGAGACATACTTCAAAAAGTTCTCAATCAGATCACTTTTCACAGATCCCTGTATTGCTTGCTGGAGGATGACAGGTGCAAGTTTTATTGGGAGATATTTCTCTTTCTTCCAGCCGAACAAAATTATTCGGGCCACACTTTCCCACTTTTCTTTGCCAAAGTCATGTCGAAGAAAGGGAACTTTAAAATTGTTCCCCAATGTGCACTGATCATAAAATTCCTGCCAGAACTCTGATAGGCAATCCCTAAACACTCCACCAACATCATGACCCATCTCAAACTGTCCATTTGGGAGCAGCAGCTTCACTTCTACTTCACTCTGTGTATGAATAAGGGTTTCATCACAGAAATGGGCAATGAGCTCTGAAAATATTTGTCCACGATGAACAACAAGGATTTTTTTCTGTGGAGCAATGGGTTCTGGGCTCAGCGGCAAAGTGTCATCTAAGTTTTGTTCATCTATTCCAATGATGTCACCAGTGAGTACTGTTACTACATTGCTTGAATCTAAGTAATCTGGCAAGGTCACTAAAGAACTTTGAAAAGATACATTCAGGTCATCATCTGCAATATGATCCTCTGTGGAATGAAAGGGAGATGCAGTGTCATTAACCGGACTATCTACATAAATTACATCCATCTCTGAAGGAAAGAAGTCATTCATCCCACTGGAAGTAGAGGGAAGGCTTTGATCCTGGTTATTACTGTGAAAGTTCTCCATTTGATCTGACATTTCCTCTTcactttctgtttccacttcccTCTCCACCTTTTTTGTTGTCAAGTAGAACCTCATCATTGTGAGTTTGGATGCATTATACATTTCCCCCACTGTAGATTCTGCATCTAGTGACACTTCCTGATAATTTGTTAGATCCAATTTAAACTCAGAAATACTCCCATGAGaattttttccatttggaaaaaacAGACGAATTGCCTCCTCAATCAGCTCTTCCCTTTTCCATTCTTTTGGAACACTCAACTTCCTTGTTCCCCCTCCTTTTTTTGCTCTCATTTGAACAAAGCCCTGACCATCATGGTGCATCCACCCCATTTCAATTTTTCTTACAGTACGCTGAGAATgtttttttgtagtattttggGTTTCTGTTTGTGAATTGTCAGGTTTTTGTcttttggtcagttttgatttGAGGCGCTCAAACAGCTTTGACTTCCTGCAAGTTGGTTCTCTTTCTTGCCTCCTACAAAATCCCATCACGGCCAGTCTGTCTCCATATGAAGGAAAATAGCTTCTCATCTGATCATCAGTCATTAACAGTAGGACACTGACATcaatctgcaaaataaataaatacttacataaataaatacagacacacacacacactcacgcgtatatatatatatatatatatatatatatatatatatatatatatatatatatatatatatatatagatatatatatatatatatatatatatatatatatatatatatagatatatatatatatatatatatatatctatacatatatgtatgtactgtatgtatgtatgtatgtttttagatatatatatatatatatatatatatatatatatatatatatatatatatatatatatattagggttgtaacggtatgaatttttcacggtatgataatcgtctaaaacaataccacggtttgacggtttcgcggtatacggtatgttacaaatgttacaaaataatagaacagtgaagcaaatttgactttttccaaataatatatttttagttactataaacaacaccacttacaatgaacaaataaaaataagaaaataataaataatgtgtcaaagtccaaataaagtccaaataaacatggtgcaaatcctcagtaaaaaatagatataaatatttactatactataaatagttacataacgaaactagattcaatatggaacatccttaggttttatgtgccagcatggatatggttgtctgtggatatggatttggatttggttgtctgcaatgcagacaaacagctgcaccttcatttgcgtcttttgaaaacagcaggagcagcagttcgtctttgctgtgtcactgttttgtcatgtttctgtgctgctgtgcatgcaaaagtacttagtatgagaattatttcatgcaaaactttttttttttgcgttttttttagccgcgcataaatgtatgcctttctctcattccgtgttgttcaaaaagcttggtccacaaacaaaagcgaaacctatgcttattggttgtgatatagcgagtttgaaccaatctgggcatggaggagggacaatgcatcaatgtatcgtgtctgatttgtccggagacacagtgacgagcgtttctttgtcaaatcagcgttgtcaaattttgatgacgtaaccgcactgattccggagcctctgaaagtccgcgaatgttatgtgatacagcactggaaagctgagattctcttctttatgccaatctttgaattgtatgaatcggatcagcggatcaaaagttattaaacatttaagagcaatacttatttttagccgcgggcggctgtctcggtctttaagggttaaaaccgttgatatgcaattattcatggtatgataatcgtgcacgttcaaatcgtggtaaaccgtcataccggtatattgttacaaccctaatatatatatatatatatatatatatatatatatatatatatgtgtgtgtgtgtgtgtgtgtgtgtgtgtgtgcgtgcgtgcgtgtgtttatgTGTAATCCACCTATGCAGTTTCAGAGTTGTGCATAAAGTAAATCAAACTAAATTTAGAGTACCAAAACTAAATAATAACAAATCTGAGTTGGCTGAATAAAGTAAATTTAATACTAAAGTATTTAAGTAAATTACCCTTAAAGATTGTTGGTGTATGGGTTcactatttatatttaaatggcACTCTGACTTCTTGTACTTTGTACTTCCTTATAATACAGTAAACTTgctatatttaatgttttcataAGAAATCCAAAAGAAAGACATTGAAACATCTAAGGAGTCGATACAGTAACTGAGCTAAATGAGTTAACCTCTGCTACCATCTACTGGTTATAAATGACAAgttcatgttattttatttatttttattttcatatttcatttcatatttCTGCCATTACATACATTTTGGTACTTTGTTTttcaataaatgtattaaatttctgtaatattcCCCAATGGTGTAGTACTGTTTTCTTTGAGTATGCCTCTTAGTAACTATGAATGGTTtaaaaaagaatgtaaaatatggtcattcaaaATATGgcattaa is part of the Danio rerio strain Tuebingen ecotype United States chromosome 15, GRCz12tu, whole genome shotgun sequence genome and encodes:
- the LOC101884422 gene encoding uncharacterized protein, giving the protein MLIIFLNLTAESARVTQRWMDELIILLRERNIPETTIKRLEEDKIDVSVLLLMTDDQMRSYFPSYGDRLAVMGFCRRQEREPTCRKSKLFERLKSKLTKRQKPDNSQTETQNTTKKHSQRTVRKIEMGWMHHDGQGFVQMRAKKGGGTRKLSVPKEWKREELIEEAIRLFFPNGKNSHGSISEFKLDLTNYQEVSLDAESTVGEMYNASKLTMMRFYLTTKKVEREVETESEEEMSDQMENFHSNNQDQSLPSTSSGMNDFFPSEMDVIYVDSPVNDTASPFHSTEDHIADDDLNVSFQSSLVTLPDYLDSSNVVTVLTGDIIGIDEQNLDDTLPLSPEPIAPQKKILVVHRGQIFSELIAHFCDETLIHTQSEVEVKLLLPNGQFEMGHDVGGVFRDCLSEFWQEFYDQCTLGNNFKVPFLRHDFGKEKWESVARIILFGWKKEKYLPIKLAPVILQQAIQGSVKSDLIENFLKYVSENECALLESCRKDFCSADQEELLETLDNYSCRRIPTNENFKQILEELAHKTLIQEPAYVLEQWACILGPLRKDLEEIEDVYCALQPTVRKIVQSLKFPETMNVQQKDISKHLTTYLRECDAKRQSLFLRFCTGSDLFIGKAITVDFTDLKGFERRPVAHTCGCFLRLSVHYDNYPDFRSEMNKVLESNIWVMDIV